The Fusarium poae strain DAOMC 252244 chromosome 2, whole genome shotgun sequence nucleotide sequence TGGGTCTTTGCTAGACCTGTAGTACATCGATAGTCTTTTCGATTCAATTGCATACATTTTATTATTCTCGATCGTGAAGTGCGAAGCAATGGGCCGTGTCCTCTTTCTGACGTTCTCAATGGTCCGCCACCATTGCTCACAACAAGCCTACGGTCGGAAATCTTCAGCTCTACAAAAAGACTAAGTATTAGGATATAAAATGAGTCTATATGCACTGAACTTGAAGTCACAAACAAATGCAATAAAATAAATTGCTTTGTGTTGGCTGGTCacgagatcaacaagcaGCAGGGAATCCCTCAACCTCGCCACTCAAGCAGCATACGTCAGCTGCCTCGAGAGCTCGATCATTCTTCATTCATTCTTTAGACTGCAATATTAACAACATCAATCTGTCCAAGTTCACAATCCCAGACACGGACAATACAAAATGACACTAAGCAACAGCGCCGAGAAGTCTACAAGCACTCATAAGCAACCCATCACGACAGGTACGATCTCTACATGTTTGATGCGCATAGCTAACCGCTATAGTAGAAACCGACAATGATGACTGGGAAATCGTGAATGAAAAGGGAAGCGAACTGTCGGGCGATCAAGCCAAGAAGGAGAGTGACTCTGAAAAGGGCACTGAAGAATCTTCGAAAGAAATGTCTGAAGACGAACATAAGAGAGAATTGACAAAGGCAAAGTGGGAGGGCATGCAACAGCAGGCGGGCGGGGTATATCCTCACCGAGAGGTCAAAGTACCAACCTATCCGAAATTCACTGGAGATTGGTAGCAGGTACAAGAAGTACTTGATGAACTGGGCAATCAGCCAACATCCTGTTCACGACAAGACGGCTCACAATGAATAGACATTGGGTAGATCGTAATAAACAACTCATACAAATGCTTCTGGCAATGCCATCTATTTATACCCAATCCATTCTTCCTCAACGCCAAAAATAAAAGGCAAAACCAACCATCCAACGCCAAACAATGATATGCAAGTCAAAGACATTAAGGAGGCGTCAAGGGCATCTTTTCCTTGAGCTTGAATTCCGCGTATGGCCCAAATCGCCATCGCTTACTGTTCTCCTCCACCCACCAGCGAGCTATAGAAGCTCCTTCTTGTACCCAGTTTTCGACTTCGTGGATCTCTGCATGTGACAAGACCTGCAATCTGTGAAGCTCATGCCTGATACTATCTATAAAGGATCCAAACTCAAAGCCTTGGATTGAGTACTCTCCACGTGGATCGTTGGTGAGGTTGGTGAAGCGCCATTCAATGTTGTCGATGAGAGGAACGACGAGGTGACGTTCGGGGTAGCGGGCGTCGCGACCGGTTATCATGGCACGGCCAGGATTGACGACTGTGAACTGCCAATTACCCTGACCGGTCGTTTCGTTCTGATTTACTTGCGGGCGAATGAGGGACTGTCCTTCGTAGTTGCGCATCAGATCAGAAGCAACCTGTTGGCTACCGTTGTTCAAAGAACCTGTCTCGACAAGGAGGTCAAGGATTGTGGGTAAAATCTGCGACGAGTGTACTGCATCGTGGACATCGAAAGCCGGCAGCAATGGATGCGAAAGCACCAAAGGAACGTGGTCGACGCCGACGTTCGGATTGTAATACGGGGAAACAATGCCATTTTCAGGCATCGAAAGACCGTGGTCGCCGACGAATACCATCAAAGTCTCGTTGGCAACACCTTGCTCATCCAGCAGATTCAGAACCTTGCGCAGCCACCTATCATCATAGCCTTCGGTGTTGATGTAATGCGATAGCATGTCGAGACCGTTCGCGACTGGGACGTACTCTTCCTTCTCGGGCAGCTTGAAGGCGTGATGACTCGTGCTGGTGAGGTGCGAGAGGAAAACACGCTCGTTCTTCTCTTTTGCCGAGACAAAGGCATCGCGAATGTAATCTTCGAGGGGATCCTCCTCGAAAGCAAAGGCATTGATGTTGGGCAGTGTGACGCGACCGTGAGTCGCATTGTCCGATTGTAGATATTCTCGATTGATGATGTGTTCATCAGGGAATCCGATACCAGCTATCATTTCGTACTGCTTGTCGAACGCCATGGTAGCGGCCTGATAGAAGTAGGATTGCCAATGTGACCCATTGTAGGCGTGCGATTCGTCACCTGCGGAAGCGCTCACCTGATTCATGGCATTGAAGATTTGTGGTAGACACGGTTGGTATAGGTGGTGTTTGTAATCAAGGTTGAAGTCTGCCAGTAGGGGTGAAATACCACAAAGCGTGCCCTCCAAACTCTTGAGTGTGTATGTCGCTGTCGTGTGGGCGTTGGTGAAGCGAACGCCGCCTCGCTTCACTTGGTCCGACTTCAAGTGGTTGAAGCCATCATCATAGTCTCCGGTGATAAAGTTCGCAGTCGGGGTCAAAGTCGCGAGTCGGCGCATGGCATCCGGTGGAAGGCCATTCTCACCATAGCTCTCGACCAATTTATCCCACACTACAGTGTCCTTCTTGAGAGGGAAGACATCGTTGCGGGTGCTTTCGAGGAAGAATAGGAGAACGTGTCGGATGGGGACATCTTGTAGCTTGTTTCGTAGTTCGGAAATAATATCTTTGTCGAGGTTCGAGATTTTCAAAGGATCTGCGTCTGCATTGTAGTGGTCTTTGCCATCGTACCAGTCCTCAAAACCAGTCAACTTTGTATCCTCAGGCAGCCATCCCATGTTTGGTGGCATACTGAGAGCTGACTTTTTATCCCATGACCGGTGGATGCCAACATCGAGAATCTGAGGCAGGTTTTGTAGGACAGGAGACGAGGCGGAGAGGTCGACGAAAGGCATCAATGCGGGTGTCCACGAAAGGAATATTAGGGATCGGTCGATCGGTCGTTCGTATGATGCATAAATGAGCATTAGGACAACGCAGGCAATTACTGTGTAGACGATCATGTTGGTGACCACCTTGCAGGCAAAACGCGGCACCGACCGTCGTATTTCGGCATCCCACTCGAGAATATCGTCGTACTCATCGCTGGTACGTTTGACTTGTTCCTCGATGTCCAATTGTGGAACCTGGGAGTAATTGCTCTTGCGCAAGACGTGTCGGCAGAACAGATGCCATGTTGTAGCAAAAGGCCAATTGACGACATCGGCAAAGTAGCCATACAGAGTGTAGCAGATATTTTGAAACAACCATGCCGCAACAAAGGTCGCGCAAAGGACCATGACAAACGACAGACTTCCCGATAGTATTAGGGCTCGCGACGAGGGATCGGTAGGGAGGGAGACGTTTCGGAGATGGATTTCGGAGCCGGCGGCGAGGTAGAAcgagacgaagatgatgctGAAGGCAGCATTGTAGAACATGAATAGGCCATTGCAGAGAGTTATGAGGGCGCGCAGCAGAAACGGTAGACCGGTGACCCAGTGGTCAAGAAGTAGTCGGATGAAGGTGAGGACGGCGATGTCCTGGGCGACGAAGGAATAACCCCATTCTCGCAGGAGGATAGGATGAACGGCTGTGTGATGGTCATGGATGTGAATGATCTTGGCACTCCACACGGCCAAGGCTGTGAAGGTGAAGAAGAATCGACGGTTGGCGAAACGCAAGACGGCGGAGGAGAGGCAACGTGCCACGGCCTTGGCAGGCGCGGGTATTGTCATAGTGAATTAAAAGGTGTAccgtagaagaagaagagtcggagaagagaagagaagagacagCCGCAGGGCTGTCGGTGGTTTCCTTTGGCGCAAAGGCCGAGGAAAGCGGTGATGGAGAAAATGAGTCTACCCAGTTGACGGTCGCAAACCAGTGCGATACATAGCACAAGTCCAGAAAGGGGTCTTTTTCGGTTGGTTCTCGTAAAACAAGCTTTGACATAAGCAATAATGCCAAGATGTTGAAAGAattaagaaaagaaaaagagagaaggGGTTCTATCACAATTCCATAGAGACGAAACAGGGCCCACGTAAGCTACCTATATAGATCCATGCAATTACAGTTTTTAGTCAAAAAGAGGCGCTGTCATGCTCTGTTTTACGTTATTTCCATTGCCCGGAAGGCATTGAAGATCAAATTTGGGCTGGTTGTTGCTGGGAGAAAAGGGTTCCATCCCTGTTGTTACTGGCGGGGTACAGTAGATTGAAGGAAGTGGAAGCCTCGTTCCCTCGCtccaggttattcaggggtCTAGACCCGCTATGACAGGTCGGGCAAGATGATGATTGGGGCTGCCTGGTCTCAGCGATGGACGCCAGAGAGGGGCACAAAAGCCAAGAAACCATGGAAGTCTAGAATACGCCCGGGCGGTAAGAAGCTCTAGCTTTTCCAGTGGTGATTCTATTGATTCAGCCCTGTGCTATTTATTCCCTCGACAAGAATAGAATACTCATATAAATTCTGGCGTCAATCGATTAGTTAGTTGTAACAGCTGTCTGCCCCCAAGTTTTACATTTTGTAGCATTCAAGCAAGCGATGATCTTCTCCACTGGCATTAGTAGTGATTTCATCAACTGACTCGATAAATCGGTCACGACCACATTAGGCTATTGCCGAATATGCATGTTTTTACATTGTAATATCCAAATACACTCAATGAATGTGCCGCTCTCATCAGATGATACACATAAACACTGCCACAGTTCCTCAAACCTTCTCTGCTAACTCACCGCAGCCCGTACTGGCTCTTGACTCCGCCCCCAATTTGGGAGATGGCGCGTCTACCAATGAAAGCCAACAGCTCGTAAAGAGTTATGGGCCCCGGAGACTCCTTACCTGATAATGGATACTTAAACTCTCGGCTGATAGCAGCCACTTGCAAAGTACTTTTTATCATCGGCCATTCCATTTGAATGAAGTCGTCTTTCCACCACAGAATGTCCTTTTGCATGCTCTTCAGTGGCAAGTAATTTTGTGTAGAATATATTTCCACAAGATAACTGAAAAGAAATTAACTGGAAGAGCCGAAACACATGGCGTTGATAGCCACTCTGATCATGTTGATGTTAGGAACAACAGCTCCGCCAGCAAATTGACATCCTCAACAGAATTATCAGCAGAACCGTTGTGAACCCGCAAAGATGGTTGGCAGACTGAGTGTTCGTAAAAGAGTGCGGACATTCATATGAGCCTTTCACATTGCCAAAGCCATCATATAAATAAAACAGCCTCCCACATGCGCCAGTGCCGGGAATTACAGGAGGTGTAGGGTAAAACTCCAACTCACCGTCACCACAGAGCGTTGGTGTGAATGATAGAAAGCTCAATCAGGTTTTTGAGAATATGAAAAGAATCTCTAGGACTGTGTATAAGCTGCCTATATCTTTCAGGCGATATACTTACCATGTTCTGGATTTACCAAAGAGTTGGATGAAATGAGATGATCTCAGGCTTGGCAAGATCCTAGATAGGTAGTAGCCAATGTCGCCAATATGCAATTAACCACTCCCTAGCTACTGTCCATCTCACTCCCTGGAGATTTCGCTCATCACTAACACAAAGACGCAAACAACATGAACACAGAATCAGGTTTCTTACCTGTACACACTCAAGAATTAGTAAAGTAAAAACCATCCCGTCTTTCGGCTAGTCATTCCAGGTACTGACAGGAACCAGGCCAATCAAACCAAAGATTTCTCGTACCAGTACAAGCAAAGTCCGAACAGGCTGCATCACTTGCAAAAAACGTCACGTCAAATGTGACGAAGCAAAACCTCATTGCGGTAACTGTACCAGAAATCGAAGGAAATGTGAAGGCTATGCCACcgtggccaagaagaagaatgcaTCACCTCCCCAAATTCGATGGGATTCGAAACATATTACTCACACGGCACCTCTGAAGGCTCAGCTACATCTTGTCCACGACTGGCTACACTTTAGAGACGCTGATAGTGTGATCTACTTTGAACAATTCGTGGGAGTTGTGCAGAGTCCATGGATCGCTGCCGGCTTCAATAATGATCTGTGGGCTGTGACATTGCCACAGGTTGCTCGCACAAACGACGTAGTACGGCACGCTGCTATTGCCATTGGAGCTTTGAGCAAGTGGTTTACCAAGAATCACCATGGGTCACTCGGCTCATCTCAGCTTATTATGAGTGAAACTGCACAGAACGACCCAGATTATCTAAATGCCGTTGGCCATTACTGCCATGCCTTGAGATTGCAGAGTCAACAGCCCTGTATGCAAGATGCAGTGTTTCTTTCAATCCTGTTTCTTTGTTTCGAGATCCTGCGCGGTAACAGGAAGGCCGCCTTGGATCACATCAACCATGGTTTGGCCATGCTACTTGCTCTCGTTACAGACCCAGACTCACGACTGATGACATCCGTGGCCCCGAACCCGAAGCCTCTCATCGCAGTGGTGGCAGACATCTTTACCCATTTGCTGCCTCAGATTCGGTTGGTACTACAAGGAAGTGTTGGTCAAAGTCCAGCAGTGCCCAACTTTGCAAAGGGCCTGCGGGATAAACGGGAGACGGCCGAGTCATTTATGAGACTTGTTGGTGACTTGCCCCGATCCTATCGTCCCACTGACAAGCTGCCGCCCGTTCTCGACAGTCTGGACGaatttgagagatattggaTGACAGGCCGAAACGCAAAACTGGCCGTAGGCCCTCTGTTGATGGAGGCTGTCCACAAGTCTGGTGCTTTGAACTCGGCTGATCCTAGCATGATGTCAGAATTATGGAGGCAAATCATGGCCGACCCTCGCATTCAAGAGATTTGCGAAGCCTCCATGAAAGAGCTGCACGCCCTTGAAGCTGCCTTTATGCCACTGTTCAATCGTGCCATCATGTCTGAACCTGGATCAGTGGAATACATGAGGGCTATCCATCTGCGCCTGCACTATTTGGGCACGTGTACGTTTGAGGATCTTACGCACTTCTTCGACCCTGCACCAGTTCAGGCCAAGACGCCAATGTTTCGCGAGTATCTATCCCTGGCAGACATAAGTCTACGAACAGCAAAGCAAGGCTTGAAAAGCCCAGCGCATCACATGTCTCTACAGTGCGGTCTAGCTTTACACCTGTTCCTCATCTCAATTTTCTGCCGAGATGCTTTACTGCGGGACGAAGCCATGTGGATGCTGAAAGACTACCCTGGGCAGGATGGTATATGGAATGCGCGCTCACTGTATGTGCTGGCCCTCAGGAACAGAAGTGTGGAGCGTATCAATGCTTCAGATGGTACAGCTTCAGAGCAGTGGCGTCGTCTTTTACGCCGTGAATATTTGTTCGAAGAAGGGGGTCAACGGATTGTGTTCTGCTTCTTGGACAAAGACCCAGTGAATGGGGAATGGGGGCTAGTGGAAGAAACTGCTGAAGTCAAGGGTGATCTCGATGCGGTTCAGTGGCACAGAAGGCCTCTATCAGCAGCTGGGAAGCCTCTGATGGGGGATATAATAACGCTTTGGCCAGAACTGATGGAGTGAGGGAGGCGAGGATGAAGTGCGCATATCAGCATCTCAGTTTCTGACTTCTGACAGTGTTAGATGATGCTGGGTCCACTCTGAAAGATGCGAGAAAAGTGGAACTCGTAAACGTCCAAAAACGGTAATCGTCTTTACGAGCCGTGCACAAGAGACAAGAACCAAGTCAAGATGTGAGATTACaataagtctttaaagtCTCGGGCTTTGGCTGTTATCTATCTCGCACTTACTCAATCAATACAGTCATTTCTCTGGTGCCGTTTCTTTACAATTTTTGTTTTTTAGTTGTTATATACTCCTTCGTTGTGTCCACTAACATCTCAGTGGACCTACTTACTGTTGGATCGCTATAGATCAACAACCACATAGGTAACATACTATTTCATTCATCTTCGACTCATGATCCAAATCGCATTCTAACATGTTGGAGTCACATCATAAAAGCTTTATCTTGCCTCCCAAATGGCTGCCGATACGAACCCTCTCAATGACAACGGCGGAGAACAAGAGAAACCCCCTCCTGTGGCCGAGAACAATGAGCGACCGCAAAGAACCCCCAAAGTCTCCGACTACATTCGAGTGTTCAACTACGCTACAAAATGGGACTTTTTCATCTACGCTTTAGCCTCCGTCGCTTCAATCGGCGCTGGGATCACTATGCCTCTAATGAACATCATCTTTGGCCAACTCGTCAATCAGTTCACAGAGTTCTCCCAACCCGGCACCGGAATCTCCACTGATGGCTTTCGAGACATCTTGGACAAACAAGTACTATATATCGTGGGTCTCTTCATCGGTCGTTGGGGTCTCAATACCATCAACAAGTACTGCTTTCGCATGATTGGTATCCGCTTGTCATCTGCCATTCGTCTTCATTACCTTGAATCCCTGTTCTCACAGTCAATCCATGTTATTGACTCGATGCCAGCTGGTGCACCAGCGACTGCCATCACATCTACGTCCAACACCCTTCAAGTTGGCATCTCGGAGCGCTTGGGTACCTTCTTGGAGTACAATGGTACAATTTGGGCCTCAATCATCGTCGCATTCGTTTGGAGCTGGGACATCACTTTGGTCACGGCATGCATAATACTCTACATGGCCACTGTCCTATCCATCACAATGCCCATTCTAGTCAAGGGCCATACAGCGACTGGAGCTGCAGATGCTCAAGGCACAGCTATCGCAAGCGAAGCATTGCAGGGCATCCGTCTTGTCACAGCCTGTGGTGCCCAGTCTCGAGTCGTGTCGCGATACCAGGAATGGGTCCGAAAAGCTATGCTAGAAGGTCAGAAGATTGCGCCCTTCACTGGCATGCATCTTGGACTGATAGTAAGTTCATGTCAATCCCCTCCCAATCGATATCTGCAATGCTAATAGGCAATAGTTCTTTGGGGTTTTTGGCGCATTTGGCCTGTCCTTCTGGTACGGTACCAAGCGATACATAGACGGTGCGATTGACAATCCTGGAGTTATCATCATTGTACTCATGTCAGTCATGTTGATCATCACCTCTTTGGAGCGTGTCGCGACACCTCTTATGGCTATCAGCAAAGCCATGATCGCCGCCTGCGAGTTTTTCACTGTTATTGATGCCCCGCTACCTACGTCTGGCTCCCTCAAGCCAGATATCACATCATGCGACATTGTCTTTGATGGTGTCACCTTTGAGTACCCAAGCCGTCCTGGTGTTTGTGTTCTCAATGATTTGAGCCTCTGTATCCGCTCTGGACAAAACACCGCTATTGTTGGACCATCGGGCTCTGGTAAAAGCACCATTGTCGGGCTGCTGGAGCGTTGGTACTCCCTGAAGGAACATCACAGACTCCCTCAGGTCATCCAAGCGACACCGAAGAAAAAACCCGATGAAAGCACTGAAGGTATGTCTGAAAAGACGGTCGAAGCTTCTGGAAATGTCACACTGGCTGGTACGATCTCAATCTCGGATCACAGTattgaggatcttgatcTTAAATGGTGGCGATCGCAAATTGGACTGGTCCAGCAGGAGCCTTTCCTTTTCAACgacaccatcttcaacaacgtCGCTCACGGTCTCATCGGTTCTGAATGGCAAGACGAATCCGAAGTCAAGAGGCGGGAACGTGTAAGCCAAGCATGCAAGGAAGCATATGCGGACGAATTCATCAATCGGCTTCCTGATGTAAGTCTATCTCTAACTATTActcccaacaccaacactAACAATCGTGTCTAGGGTTATGACACTCGTGTCGGCGATGGTGGTGCAAAGCTCTCAGGTGGTCAAAAGCAACGTTTAGCGATTGCGAGAAGCATCATCAAGCAACCCCGTATCATCATACTCGATGAGGCCACCAGCGCCATCGACGCGAAGAGTGAGAAGATCGTCCAAGCTGCTCTCGATAGAGTTACTCAAGGCCGCACAACCATCACTATTGCTCATCGCCTCTCTACAATCAAGAAGGCGGACAACATCATTGTCCTACAAAAAGGCAAGGTTGTTGAGCAGGGCGCCCACGCAGATCTAATCGCCAAAGCAGGGGTCTACTCTGCTTTGGTCGGAGCACAGGCACTTCGAGTCGCTGAAGAAGCGGATAATACTACCGCTGTGCCCGATGCTGAGAAGATTGAGTATAGCTCCGAAATTGAGGCCACCAAGATGAATAGTTCGGTGTCTTCTGGAGACGAAAGCGGTGATGTCATTAAGCCTCGGGGTTTCTTCCAGAGTTTTGGCCGACTTCTTCATGAACAGCGTGGTAAATGGCCCAACTATTTGGGTATCGTTATGTCTTCCATGGCTGTCGCTGCCGCAACGCCTCTCCAAGCCTGGCTCTTTGCCAAAGCTATCGGTGTGTTTCTTTTCCAAGGCGACGAACTCAAAAGTGAGAGTGACTTCTTGGGTCTCATGTGGTTGGCTCTCGCTGGAGGCGTTGCCCTTTCATATTTCTGTGAGGGTTGGATCGGTCTTCGCACTCAGTATCACATCAGTGCTGTCTACAAATCGCAGTACCTGAACGACATGCTATACCAAAAGATGGCTTTCTTTGATCAAGAGGAGAATTCCCATGGTACATTGAGTTCCAGAGTGTCGGGTGATGCGAAGCAGCTGGAAGAGCTTCTTGGTCTCAATCTTGCACTCATGATCTCCTCCATGTTCAATGTAATCGGCTGTATGACAATATCTGTCGCCTTTGGCTGGAAGCTCGGCTTGATATGCATGTCTGTAGCTCTACCGGTCATGCTAGCTGCAGGTCGTTGGAAGCTCAAACATGAAGTTCACTTTGACAAGATGAACTCGGCTGTCTTTATGGAAAGCTCACAATTCGCGACTGAAGCGATTGAGGCAATTCGGACCGTCTCTTCGCTAACAATGGAAGACTCGATCAATGGCCGATATCGTGATTTATTGGATGGCCACGTCAAAGCGGCAAACCGCAAAGCCCAATGGACTTCAGCCATCTTTGGCTTAGCAGACAGTATTAGCCTTGGCGTTCAAGCGTTGCTTTTGTGGTATGGAGGCACTCTTTTAGCCAGTGGCGAGTACTCAATGGAGGCTTTCTTTGTGTGCTTCATGGCTGTGATTCAGGGTGCTGAGGCTGGAAGTACTGGACTCGCCCTGGCGCCCAGTGTCGTGCAAGTTAAGACTTCTGCGAACCGAATTTTGGATGTACAAAGATCCGTGGATTCTGATCATTTGGGCACGGCTAGACAACAGTGTGTTGCCACGGACACTGATGGGGGTGTCAGGATTGAGCTACGGGATGTCTCGTTCAAATACCCTACCAGAGACGGCTCTGTTTTTGACCATCTGAACCTCACAATTGAGAAGGGCCAATACGCTGCTTTTGTTGGAGCATCTGGGTGCGGCAAAACTACGATTATCTCACTTCTTGAACGCTTTTACGATGTTCAACCTGGAAATGGAGCAATTCTTTGTGAAGGCCGAGACATCAAAGACAGCAATGTCTTCGAATACCGAGAGAGTATCTCGCTTGTATCTCAAGAATCCGCCATGTTCCGAGGCTCGGTCCGTGATAACATCCTTTTTGGCATCTCTGATCCGGACTCTATTTCCGACGAGAGAATTCATCAAGTTTGTCGCGACGCTTTCATCCACGACTTTATAGTTTCCCTCCCCGAAGGGTATAACACTGATGTCGGCCACAGAGGTGTATCGATGTCGGGCGGTCAGAAACAACGAATCGCTATTGCGCGTGCGCTGATTCGAGATCCTCAACTCTTGCTTTTGGACGAAGCAACATCGGCACTGGACTCAGAATCTGAGAAGGTGGTTGCAGCTGCGATCGACCAAGCGAGTAGCGGGAGAACTGTCATCTCAGTGGCTCATCGGTTGTCGACCATCCAGAATGCCGATGTCATCTTCGTTTTTGATGATGGGAAAGTAATAGAGAAGGGGACACATACTGAACTTGTCAACAAGCATGGTATTTATTGGGAAATGGTAAGTTACGCagtccaacaacaacagtctCTCGAGAAACAGTTTGCTAACTCTCTAAAGTGTCAGAGCCAGGCTTTGGATCGATGATCGCAACTCACATACTATATCCTCTATACCAGCACATGCCATGCCTCAATCTCTGCTTTGTATCTTATCTTCAACCTTGCTttttatattagtatttattttgTCTCGTTTCTATCATTCTGTTCTCAACATAGATCGCAATTGTACTCCGGTTTTAACTTTAGAATTGTTTTGCTTCGTGTGGAAAGGACTTATTGGTACAGAGAATTGGTCCTTGATAGGAAAACATCCGACTACTGAGAACATGAGAGATGATCAACGGAATCAATATACCCTCGCTCAACTACCAATTTCTTCTTATTTTTTCCGTTTGTTATACCTTGGTCGATCAAGCGGCGGAGCGGTCACATCCCCCTGTTATCCCTGTTATCTATGCGCTGTTTAGCGCTTGGAAAGAGAATGCGAATCCGGT carries:
- a CDS encoding hypothetical protein (TransMembrane:5 (i26-43o58-77i98-117o137-159i235-257o)); the protein is MTIPAPAKAVARCLSSAVLRFANRRFFFTFTALAVWSAKIIHIHDHHTAVHPILLREWGYSFVAQDIAVLTFIRLLLDHWVTGLPFLLRALITLCNGLFMFYNAAFSIIFVSFYLAAGSEIHLRNVSLPTDPSSRALILSGSLSFVMVLCATFVAAWLFQNICYTLYGYFADVVNWPFATTWHLFCRHVLRKSNYSQVPQLDIEEQVKRTSDEYDDILEWDAEIRRSVPRFACKVVTNMIVYTVIACVVLMLIYASYERPIDRSLIFLSWTPALMPFVDLSASSPVLQNLPQILDVGIHRSWDKKSALSMPPNMGWLPEDTKLTGFEDWYDGKDHYNADADPLKISNLDKDIISELRNKLQDVPIRHVLLFFLESTRNDVFPLKKDTVVWDKLVESYGENGLPPDAMRRLATLTPTANFITGDYDDGFNHLKSDQVKRGGVRFTNAHTTATYTLKSLEGTLCGISPLLADFNLDYKHHLYQPCLPQIFNAMNQVSASAGDESHAYNGSHWQSYFYQAATMAFDKQYEMIAGIGFPDEHIINREYLQSDNATHGRVTLPNINAFAFEEDPLEDYIRDAFVSAKEKNERVFLSHLTSTSHHAFKLPEKEEYVPVANGLDMLSHYINTEGYDDRWLRKVLNLLDEQGVANETLMVFVGDHGLSMPENGIVSPYYNPNVGVDHVPLVLSHPLLPAFDVHDAVHSSQILPTILDLLVETGSLNNGSQQVASDLMRNYEGQSLIRPQVNQNETTGQGNWQFTVVNPGRAMITGRDARYPERHLVVPLIDNIEWRFTNLTNDPRGEYSIQGFEFGSFIDSIRHELHRLQVLSHAEIHEVENWVQEGASIARWWVEENSKRWRFGPYAEFKLKEKMPLTPP
- a CDS encoding hypothetical protein (TransMembrane:1 (o481-502i)), which translates into the protein MNTESGFLPVHTQELVKPIKPKISRTSTSKVRTGCITCKKRHVKCDEAKPHCGNCTRNRRKCEGYATVAKKKNASPPQIRWDSKHITHTAPLKAQLHLVHDWLHFRDADSVIYFEQFVGVVQSPWIAAGFNNDLWAVTLPQVARTNDVVRHAAIAIGALSKWFTKNHHGSLGSSQLIMSETAQNDPDYLNAVGHYCHALRLQSQQPCMQDAVFLSILFLCFEILRGNRKAALDHINHGLAMLLALVTDPDSRLMTSVAPNPKPLIAVVADIFTHLLPQIRLVLQGSVGQSPAVPNFAKGLRDKRETAESFMRLVGDLPRSYRPTDKLPPVLDSLDEFERYWMTGRNAKLAVGPLLMEAVHKSGALNSADPSMMSELWRQIMADPRIQEICEASMKELHALEAAFMPLFNRAIMSEPGSVEYMRAIHLRLHYLGTCTFEDLTHFFDPAPVQAKTPMFREYLSLADISLRTAKQGLKSPAHHMSLQCGLALHLFLISIFCRDALLRDEAMWMLKDYPGQDGIWNARSLYVLALRNRSVERINASDGTASEQWRRLLRREYLFEEGGQRIVFCFLDKDPVNGEWGLVEETAEVKGDLDAVQWHRRPLSAAGKPLMGDIITLWPELME
- a CDS encoding hypothetical protein (TransMembrane:11 (o49-73i181-198o204-225i279-305o317-338i728-749o769-787i844-866o872-892i955-977o989-1015i)), which codes for MAADTNPLNDNGGEQEKPPPVAENNERPQRTPKVSDYIRVFNYATKWDFFIYALASVASIGAGITMPLMNIIFGQLVNQFTEFSQPGTGISTDGFRDILDKQVLYIVGLFIGRWGLNTINKYCFRMIGIRLSSAIRLHYLESLFSQSIHVIDSMPAGAPATAITSTSNTLQVGISERLGTFLEYNGTIWASIIVAFVWSWDITLVTACIILYMATVLSITMPILVKGHTATGAADAQGTAIASEALQGIRLVTACGAQSRVVSRYQEWVRKAMLEGQKIAPFTGMHLGLIFFGVFGAFGLSFWYGTKRYIDGAIDNPGVIIIVLMSVMLIITSLERVATPLMAISKAMIAACEFFTVIDAPLPTSGSLKPDITSCDIVFDGVTFEYPSRPGVCVLNDLSLCIRSGQNTAIVGPSGSGKSTIVGLLERWYSLKEHHRLPQVIQATPKKKPDESTEGMSEKTVEASGNVTLAGTISISDHSIEDLDLKWWRSQIGLVQQEPFLFNDTIFNNVAHGLIGSEWQDESEVKRRERVSQACKEAYADEFINRLPDGYDTRVGDGGAKLSGGQKQRLAIARSIIKQPRIIILDEATSAIDAKSEKIVQAALDRVTQGRTTITIAHRLSTIKKADNIIVLQKGKVVEQGAHADLIAKAGVYSALVGAQALRVAEEADNTTAVPDAEKIEYSSEIEATKMNSSVSSGDESGDVIKPRGFFQSFGRLLHEQRGKWPNYLGIVMSSMAVAAATPLQAWLFAKAIGVFLFQGDELKSESDFLGLMWLALAGGVALSYFCEGWIGLRTQYHISAVYKSQYLNDMLYQKMAFFDQEENSHGTLSSRVSGDAKQLEELLGLNLALMISSMFNVIGCMTISVAFGWKLGLICMSVALPVMLAAGRWKLKHEVHFDKMNSAVFMESSQFATEAIEAIRTVSSLTMEDSINGRYRDLLDGHVKAANRKAQWTSAIFGLADSISLGVQALLLWYGGTLLASGEYSMEAFFVCFMAVIQGAEAGSTGLALAPSVVQVKTSANRILDVQRSVDSDHLGTARQQCVATDTDGGVRIELRDVSFKYPTRDGSVFDHLNLTIEKGQYAAFVGASGCGKTTIISLLERFYDVQPGNGAILCEGRDIKDSNVFEYRESISLVSQESAMFRGSVRDNILFGISDPDSISDERIHQVCRDAFIHDFIVSLPEGYNTDVGHRGVSMSGGQKQRIAIARALIRDPQLLLLDEATSALDSESEKVVAAAIDQASSGRTVISVAHRLSTIQNADVIFVFDDGKVIEKGTHTELVNKHGIYWEMCQSQALDR